Proteins encoded together in one Ochotona princeps isolate mOchPri1 chromosome 20, mOchPri1.hap1, whole genome shotgun sequence window:
- the COL1A2 gene encoding collagen alpha-2(I) chain: MLSFVDTRTLLLLAAASCLATCQSLQEETVRKGPAGDRGPRGERGPPGPPGRDGEDGPPGPAGPPGPPGPPGLGGNFAAQYDGKGVGMGPGPMGLMGPRGPPGAAGAPGPQGFQGPAGEPGEPGQTGPAGARGPPGAPGKAGEDGHPGKPGRPGERGIMGPQGARGFPGTPGLPGFKGIRGHNGLDGLKGQPGAPGVKGEPGAPGENGTPGQTGARGLPGERGRVGAPGPAGARGSDGSVGPVGPAGPIGSAGPPGFPGAPGPKGEIGPVGNPGPSGPAGPRGEVGLPGVSGPVGPPGNPGTNGLTGAKGAAGLPGVAGAPGLPGPRGLPGPVGAAGATGARGLVGEPGPAGSKGESGNKGEPGSAGPQGPPGPSGEEGKRGSTGEPGSAGPPGPPGLRGSPGSRGLPGADGRAGVMGPPGSRGSTGPAGVRGPNGDSGRPGEPGLVGPRGLPGSPGNVGPAGKEGPVGLPGIDGRPGPIGPAGARGEPGNIGFPGPKGPSGDAGKSGDKGHPGLAGARGAPGPDGNNGAQGPPGPQGVQGGKGEQGPAGPPGFQGLPGPSGPAGEVGKPGERGLPGEFGLPGPAGARGERGPPGESGAAGPPGPIGSRGPSGPPGPDGNKGEPGAVGAPGNAGASGPGGLPGERGAAGIPGGKGEKGETGLRGEVGNPGRDGARGAPGAVGAPGPAGATGDRGEAGAAGPAGPAGPRGSPGERGEVGPAGPNGFAGPAGAAGQPGAKGERGTKGPKGENGVVGPTGPVGAAGPSGPNGPPGPVGGRGDGGPPGMTGFPGAAGRTGPPGPSGITGPPGPPGAAGKEGLRGPRGDQGPVGRTGEPGAAGPPGFAGEKGPSGEAGTAGPPGTPGPQGLLGPPGILGLPGTRGERGLPGVAGALGEPGPLGMAGPPGARGPPGAVGSPGVNGAPGEAGRDGNPGSDGPPGRDGQPGHKGERGYPGNAGPAGAAGAPGPQGSVGPTGKHGNRGEPGPAGSVGPVGAVGPRGPSGPQGIRGDKGEPGDKGPRGLPGLKGHNGLQGLPGLAGQHGDQGAPGAVGPAGPRGPAGPTGPAGKDGRSGHPGTVGPAGVRGSQGSQGPAGPPGPPGPPGPPGASGGGYDFGYDGDFYRADQPRSPPSLRPKDYEVDATLKSLNNQIETLLTPEGSRKNPARTCRDLRLSHPEWSSGYYWIDPNQGCTMDAIKVYCDFSSGETCIQAQPDSVAVKNWYKNSKPKKHVWLGEISGGTQFEYNTEGVTSKEMATQLAFMRLLANHASQNITYHCKNSIAYMDAETGSLNKAVILQGSNDVELVAEGNSRFTYTVLVDGCSKKTNEWGKTIIEYKTNKPSRLPFLDIAPLDIGGSDQELYVDIGPVCFK, from the exons ATGCTCAGCTTTGTGGACACGCGGACCCTGCTGCTGCTCGCAGCGGCGTCGTGCCTAGCAACCTGCCAGT CTTTACAAGAG GAAACGGTAAGAAAG GGCCCAGCTGGAGATAGAGGACCACGTGGAGAAAGG GGTCCACCAGGCCCCCCAGGCAGAGACGGTGAAGATGGTCCCCCTGGACCTGCTGGCCCACCTGGTCCTCCCGGCCCCCCTGGTCTCGGCGGG AACTTTGCTGCTCAGTATGATGGAAAAGGAGTTGGAATGGGCCCAGGACCAATG GGTTTAATGGGACCCAGAGGCCCTCCTGGTGCAGCTGGAGCCCCT GGACCCCAAGGTTTCCAAGGACCTGCTGGAGAGCCTGGTGAACCTGGTCAGACT GGCCCCGCAGGAGCCCGAGGTCCACCTGGAGCCCCTGGCAAGGCTGGAGAGGAT GGTCACCCTGGAAAACCCGGAAGACCTGGTGAGAGAGGAATTATGGGACCACAG GGTGCTCGCGGCTTCCCTGGAACTCCTGGACTTCCTGGCTTCAAGGGCATTAGG GGACACAATGGTCTGGATGGATTGAAAGGACAGCCTGGTGCTCCTGGTGTGAAG GGTGAACCTGGTGCCCCTGGTGAAAACGGAACTCCAGGTCAAACA GGAGCCCGGGGGCTTCCTGGTGAGCGAGGACGTGTTGGTGCCCCTGGCCCAGCT GGAGCCCGTGGCAGTGATGGCAGTGTTGGTCCTGTGGGTCCTGCT GGTCCCATTGGGTCAGCTGGCCCTCCAGGCTTCCCAGGTGCCCCTGGTCCCAAG GGTGAAATTGGACCTGTTGGTAACCCTGGCCCTTCTGGCCCTGCGGGTCCCCGTGGTGAAGTGGGTCTTCCAGGTGTTTCTGGCCCTGTTGGACCTCCT GGTAACCCTGGAACAAACGGCCTTACTGGTGCCAAGGGTGCAGCT GGCCTTCCTGGTGTCGCTGGGGCTCCTGGTCTCCCTGGCCCTCGTGGTCTCCCTGGCCCTGTGGGTGCTGCTGGAGCTACTGGTGCCCGAGGACTTGTT GGTGAGCCTGGTCCAGCCGGCTCCAAAGGAGAGAGTGGTAACAAGGGTGAGCCT GGTTCTGCTGGTCCCCAAGGTCCCCCTGGGCCCAGtggagaagaaggaaagagaggtagCACTGGAGAACCTGGCTCTGCAGGCCCCCCAGGACCTCCCGGGCTGAGG GGTAGTCCTGGTTCTCGCGGCCTTCCCGGTGCTGATGGCAGAGCTGGTGTGATG GGCCCTCCTGGTAGCCGTGGTTCAACTGGCCCTGCTGGAGTCCGAGGCCCCAATGGAGATTCCGGTCGTCCTGGGGAGCCTGGTCTCGTGGGACCCAGA ggtcTTCCCGGCTCCCCTGGAAACGTTGGCCCAGCCGGTAAAGAAGGGCCTGTG GGCCTCCCTGGTATTGATGGCAGGCCTGGTCCAATTGGCCCCGCTGGAGCAAGAGGAGAGCCTGGTAACATCGGATTCCCTGGACCCAAAGGCCCCAGT gGTGATGCTGGAAAAAGCGGTGACAAGGGCCATCCCGGTCTTGCTGGTGCTCGG GGTGCTCCAGGTCCTGACGGAAACAATGGTGCTCAGGGCCCTCCTGGACCACAG ggtgtgcaaggtggaaAAGGTGAACAGGGTCCTGCCGGTCCCCCAGGCTTCCAG GGTCTGCCTGGCCCCTCGGGTCCAGCTGGTGAGGTTGGCAAGCCAGGAGAAAGG GGTCTCCCTGGTGAATTTGGCCTCCCTGGTCCCGCTGGTGCTAGA GGGGAGCGCGGTCCTCCTGGGGAGAGCGGTGCTGCTGGTCCTCCTGGTCCTATTGGGAGCCGGGGTCCTTCTGGACCTCCAGGGCCTGACGGAAACAAG GGTGAACCTGGTGCGGTTGGTGCTCCGGGCAATGCTGGTGCATCTGGGCCTGGTGGCCTCCCAGGAGAGAGGGGTGCTGCTGGCATTCCTGGAGGCAAGGGAGAAAAG GGTGAAACCGGGCTCAGAGGTGAAGTTGGTAACCCTGGTAGAGATGGTGCTCGG GGTGCTCCTGGTGCTGTTGGCGCCCCTGGTCCTGCTGGAGCCACTGGTGACCGG GGTGAAGCTggtgctgctggccctgctggtcCTGCCGGTCCTCGGGGTAGTCCT GGTGAACGTGGTGAGGTTGGTCCCGCTGGCCCGAATGGATTTGCTGGTCCCGCT GGTGCTGCTGGTCAACCTGGTgctaaaggagagagaggaaccaAAGGTCCCAAGGGTGAAAATGGTGTTGTCGGTCCCACTGGCCCTGTTGGAGCAGCTGGCCCATCC GGTCCAAATGGCCCTCCTGGTCCTGTTGGAGGTCGTGGTGATGGAGGCCCTCCT GGTATGACCGGTTTCCCTGGTGCTGCTGGACGGACCGGACCCCCCGGGCCCTCT GGTATCACTGGCCCTCCTGGCCCTCCTGGTGCTGCTGGTAAAGAAGGCCTTCGTGGTCCTCGTGGTGACCAAGGTCCAGTCGGCCGAACTGGAGAACCAGGTGCAGCTGGTCCCCCTGGCTTTGCTGGTGAGAAGGGTCCTTCTGGAGAGGCTGGTACTGCT GGACCCCCTGGCACCCCAGGTCCTCAGGGTCTTCTTGGTCCACCTGgcattctgggtctccctggcACCAGAGGTGAACGTGGTCTCCCAGGCGTGGCTGGAGCTTTG GGTGAACCTGGTCCTCTTGGCATGGCTGGTCCTCCTGGTGCCCGTGGACCCCCCGGTGCTGTGGGCAGTCCTGGGGTCAATGGCGCTCCTGGTGAAGCGGGTCGTGAT GGCAACCCTGGGAGTGATGGTCCTCCAGGTCGTGATGGTCAGCCTGGACACAAG GGAGAGCGTGGTTACCCTGGCAACGCTGGCcctgctggcgctgcaggtgctCCTGGTCCTCAAGGCTCCGTGGGCCCCACTGGCAAACACGGAAACCGTGGTGAACCT GGTCCTGCTGGTTCTGTTGGTCCTGTTGGTGCTGTTGGTCCCAGAGGTCCTAGT GGCCCACAAGGCATCCGTGGTGACAAGGGAGAGCCTGGTGACAAGGGTCCCAGAGGTCTGCCTGGCTTAAAGGGACACAATGGCTTGCAGGGTCTTCCTGGTCTCGCT GGTCAACACGGTGACCAAGGTGCTCCTGGTGCTGTGGGTCCTGCTGGTCCCAGG GGCCCTGCTGGTCCCACTGGCCCTGCTGGTAAAGATGGTCGCTCTGGACATCCCGGCACAGTTGGCCCTGCTGGCGTTCGAGGCTCCCAGGGTAGCCAAGGTCCTGCT GGCCCTCCAGGTCCCCCCGGACCTCCTGGTCCTCCTGGTGCAAGCGGTGGTGGTTATGACTTCGGCTATGATGGAGACTTCTACAGGGCTGATCAGCCTCGCTCACCGCCTTCTCTCAGACCCAAGGACTATGAAGTCGATGCCACTCTGAAATCTCTCAACAACCAGATTGAGACCCTCCTCACTCCTGAAGGCTCCAGGAAGAACCCCGCTCGCACCTGCCGGGACCTGAGACTCAGCCACCCCGAGTGGAGCAGTG GTTACTACTGGATTGATCCTAACCAAGGCTGCACTATGGATGCCATCAAAGTATATTGTGATTTCTCCTCCGGGGAGACCTGCATCCAGGCCCAGCCTGACAGTGTCGCAGTCAAGAACTGGTATAAGAACTCCAAGCCCAAGAAGCATGTCTGGTtaggagaaatcagtggtggTACGCAG tTTGAATACAACACAGAAGGTGTAACCTCCAAGGAGATGGCCACCCAACTCGCCTTTATGCGCCTGCTGGCCAATCATGCCTCTCAGAACATCACCTACCACTGCAAGAACAGCATCGCGTACATGGATGCGGAGACTGGTAGTCTGAACAAGGCCGTCATTCTGCAGGGCTCCAACGATGTTGAACTTGTTGCTGAGGGCAACAGCAGGTTCACTTACACTGTTCTTGTGGATGGCTGCTCG aaaaagacaaatgaatgGGGAAAGACAATCATtgaatacaaaacaaacaagccatccCGCTTACCCTTCCTGGACATCGCACCTTTGGACATTGGTGGTTCTGACCAAGAACTCTATGTGGACATTGGCCCGGTCTGTTTCAAATAA